The following are encoded in a window of Carassius auratus strain Wakin chromosome 6, ASM336829v1, whole genome shotgun sequence genomic DNA:
- the rhebl1 gene encoding ras homolog, mTORC1 binding like 1 produces the protein MPQPKYRKIAVLGYRSVGKSSLTIQFVEGQFVDSYDPTIENTFNKMVSVNGQDFNLQLVDTAGQDEYSIFPQSHSMDIHGYVLVYSVTSMKSFEVVQVLHDKLLDMVGKIQVPTVLVGNKKDLHMERVIKPEEGKKLADSWGAAFMESSAKENQTAVEVFKRIILEMEKVDGNAPSEEKKCAVM, from the exons ATGCCTCAACCTAAATACAGAAAGATTGCTGTATTAGGGTATCGTTCTGTTG gaaAATCCTCCCTCACGATACAGTTTGTTGAAGGACAATTTGTAGATTCCTATGACCCTACTATTGAAAACA CTTTTAATAAAATGGTGTCTGTGAATGGCCAGGATTTCAATCTCCAGTTAGTTGACACTGCTGGACAG GATGAGTATTCCATTTTCCCCCAGTCTCATTCTATGGATATTCATGGTTACGTTCTGGTATATTCTGTCACTTCAATGAAAAG TTTTGAAGTTGTGCAGGTTCTACATGACAAGCTTCTTGATATGGTTGGAAAGATACA GGTACCTACTGTTCTGGTTGGGAACAAAAAAGACCTTCACATGGAAAG agtgATTAAACCAGAAGAGGGCAAGAAGCTTGCTGATTCTTGGGGTGCCGCTTTTATGGAATCATCTGCTAAGGAAAATCAG ACAGCTGTAGAGGTTTTCAAGAGGATTATTCTGGAAATGGAAAAAGTTGATGGAAATGCCCCATCAGAGGAGAAGAAGTGTGCTGTGATGTAA